One window from the genome of Caldanaerobius fijiensis DSM 17918 encodes:
- a CDS encoding MFS transporter → MSLSKRLQDAFPALTHRNFRLFWIGQCISLIGTWMQNIGQAWLVLKLTNSAFKLGLVNALQFLPMMFLSLFVGTLVDRFPKRKVLLFTQSSLMILAAVLATLTYFDVIRYWHVLVLALLLGFVNTLDNPTRQSFIIELVGREDLMNAIALNSSIFNLARILGPAVAGVLIGVLGIAVCFYLNALSFIAVLTGLWLIDVPDRVYEKKEHSVLKDLKEGLIYISSKPIIYLPLILLALISTFAMNFNVIIPVFAKHDLHKNAMGYGFLMTSMGIGSLMGALTLAARSRMGPKIKVLMGGALGMSVFQIVLSLEKNYWWAAFTLLLVGFCSIVFTASVNTTLQLNSEDHIRGRVMSVYALVFGGVTPVGSLYAGKLTEVWGASMGFAVSGLVGVLSALAVMYMYFLKKGAKKAVL, encoded by the coding sequence ATAAGTCTAAGTAAAAGGCTACAAGACGCGTTTCCTGCTCTTACCCATAGAAACTTTAGGCTTTTCTGGATAGGCCAGTGCATATCGCTGATAGGTACGTGGATGCAGAACATCGGACAGGCGTGGTTGGTACTCAAGCTAACCAACTCTGCGTTTAAACTGGGACTAGTAAATGCTCTGCAATTTTTGCCTATGATGTTTTTATCTCTGTTTGTGGGAACACTTGTGGATAGATTTCCTAAGCGAAAAGTACTCCTTTTTACCCAATCCAGTTTGATGATCCTTGCAGCGGTGCTGGCGACCCTTACGTATTTTGACGTGATAAGGTATTGGCACGTGCTTGTATTGGCTTTGCTTTTGGGTTTTGTCAACACACTGGATAACCCCACCAGGCAATCTTTTATAATTGAGCTGGTGGGGAGGGAAGATTTGATGAACGCTATTGCCTTAAATTCGTCTATATTCAATCTCGCCAGGATATTGGGACCTGCTGTTGCAGGTGTGCTCATAGGCGTTTTAGGGATTGCCGTGTGTTTTTACCTCAATGCTTTAAGCTTTATCGCTGTTTTGACCGGTTTATGGCTTATAGATGTTCCCGACAGGGTGTATGAGAAAAAAGAGCACAGTGTGCTAAAAGACTTAAAGGAAGGACTTATATACATATCGTCCAAGCCCATAATATATCTTCCCTTGATACTGCTGGCTTTGATAAGCACTTTTGCCATGAACTTCAATGTGATAATACCTGTTTTTGCAAAACACGACCTGCACAAAAACGCTATGGGGTACGGCTTTTTGATGACATCAATGGGCATAGGTTCTCTCATGGGAGCATTGACTCTAGCGGCCAGAAGCCGTATGGGCCCTAAGATAAAAGTGCTTATGGGAGGAGCACTGGGCATGTCGGTTTTTCAGATAGTATTGAGCCTTGAGAAAAATTACTGGTGGGCAGCTTTTACGCTGCTGCTTGTGGGCTTTTGCTCTATTGTCTTTACGGCTTCTGTTAATACTACATTGCAGCTCAACTCTGAGGATCACATTAGGGGCCGCGTTATGAGCGTTTACGCACTGGTGTTTGGCGGAGTGACCCCTGTAGGCAGCCTTTACGCGGGAAAGCTCACCGAAGTGTGGGGGGCTTCTATGGGATTTGCCGTGAGCGGTTTGGTAGGGGTTTTGTCTGCCCTGGCGGTGATGTATATGTATTTCCTGAAAAAAGGTGCAAAGAAGGCTGTATTGTGA
- a CDS encoding cupin domain-containing protein, with protein MVNNNGQSHRVSADDALKTGNGTGRSVENKNTGDEPVEFIAVIIRG; from the coding sequence GTGGTCAACAATAACGGCCAATCCCACAGGGTGTCTGCCGATGACGCCCTTAAAACAGGCAATGGAACAGGCCGTTCTGTTGAAAACAAAAACACCGGAGATGAACCCGTGGAATTCATCGCTGTTATCATAAGGGGTTAA